The following proteins are co-located in the Komagataeibacter sp. FNDCF1 genome:
- a CDS encoding energy transducer TonB, producing the protein MVPPRRSERILMRRSVLVSGGLHVALLLAVLLRLPVPVPPEPPPPPTVEMEFAADTGTSTPHKGDKPAPKPAPAPAPVRQEAPPAPTPPEKEPNEEAAPPPPPPPPMPPPQQAPKPVPDAPTPPREQQPSPDAVKLPPTPAKAAPAQAHAPVPPSAQPDPTAAPKVQEQSRTTQPNETKKHVPDTHSLLATLDAFRADQKQTHPPKARANPLQGGAPDGGGTPDGDITSALSSTEQKAIGSAVRRCYSEDTAARNYAQFVAHLVVTVDGTGTARLVEFAPQTQAQMASDPSYRALAERARDAVLSPTCAKLPIPQNLLGQTRQLKFVFRP; encoded by the coding sequence GTGGTGCCACCGCGTCGCTCTGAACGTATCCTCATGCGGCGGTCCGTCCTGGTATCGGGCGGGCTGCATGTGGCCCTGCTGCTGGCCGTGCTGCTCCGGCTGCCGGTGCCGGTTCCCCCCGAACCGCCACCGCCGCCCACGGTCGAGATGGAATTTGCCGCTGATACCGGCACATCCACCCCGCACAAGGGTGACAAACCCGCGCCCAAGCCGGCCCCGGCCCCGGCGCCGGTCAGGCAGGAGGCGCCCCCCGCGCCAACCCCGCCGGAAAAGGAGCCCAACGAAGAAGCAGCCCCTCCACCGCCGCCACCACCACCCATGCCACCGCCGCAGCAGGCGCCAAAGCCGGTGCCCGACGCGCCGACCCCGCCGCGTGAGCAGCAGCCTTCGCCCGATGCGGTGAAGCTGCCGCCAACGCCGGCAAAGGCCGCTCCCGCGCAGGCGCATGCGCCCGTGCCGCCTTCGGCTCAGCCGGACCCCACGGCGGCGCCAAAGGTGCAGGAACAGTCACGCACGACCCAGCCCAACGAGACGAAGAAGCACGTGCCCGACACGCATTCCCTGCTGGCGACGCTTGATGCCTTCCGCGCGGACCAGAAGCAGACCCATCCGCCCAAGGCCCGCGCCAACCCGCTGCAGGGCGGTGCGCCCGATGGGGGTGGCACGCCGGACGGGGATATCACGAGCGCACTGAGTTCCACGGAACAGAAGGCGATCGGCAGTGCGGTGCGCCGCTGTTATTCGGAAGATACGGCCGCGCGCAACTATGCCCAGTTCGTGGCGCATCTGGTCGTGACCGTGGATGGAACCGGCACGGCGCGACTGGTGGAGTTCGCACCGCAGACACAGGCCCAGATGGCGTCCGACCCCTCATACCGCGCGCTGGCGGAACGCGCGCGTGATGCGGTGCTCAGCCCCACCTGTGCCAAGCTGCCGATTCCGCAGAACCTGCTGGGCCAGACCAGACAACTGAAATTCGTATTCCGTCCCTGA
- the tolR gene encoding protein TolR: MGASLGDLRGRRRKRRPMADINVTPLVDVMLVLLIIFMVTAPMMTSGVNVDLPKTDAAPVNTDTKPITVSIRSNGDLYLGDDPVSQDQLVDQLKAASQNDREHRIFVRGDSHIDYGRVMQIMGQITAGGFTHVALLAQQPPGGGH, from the coding sequence ATGGGGGCGAGCCTGGGCGACCTGCGTGGGCGGCGGCGCAAGCGGCGGCCCATGGCGGACATCAACGTCACCCCGCTGGTTGACGTGATGCTGGTGCTGCTCATCATCTTCATGGTGACGGCGCCGATGATGACAAGCGGCGTGAACGTGGACCTGCCCAAGACCGATGCGGCGCCGGTCAATACCGACACCAAGCCCATCACCGTCTCGATCCGGTCCAATGGCGATCTGTACCTGGGGGATGATCCCGTCTCGCAGGACCAGCTGGTCGACCAGCTGAAGGCCGCATCCCAGAACGATCGCGAGCACCGTATCTTCGTACGCGGCGACTCGCACATCGACTATGGCCGGGTCATGCAGATCATGGGCCAGATCACGGCTGGCGGGTTTACGCATGTGGCCCTTCTTGCGCAGCAGCCGCCCGGCGGCGGCCACTGA
- the tolQ gene encoding protein TolQ, whose translation MWALFMHASIVVKLVMVGLVTCSVIVWAIIFDKFTTIRRVNRQGNDFEERFWAGGSLEDLYESDGAKPVHPMAAVFGAAMGEWRRSSRISGIDLVHGGVQDRVNRAMAITITREMDRLNRWIIFLATIGPVAPFIGLFGTVWGIMHAFGSIAAMHNTNLSVVAPGISEALFATAIGLVTAIPAVIAYNVISNSMSVFEDRLDAFGTEFAAILSRQSEERGA comes from the coding sequence ATGTGGGCATTGTTCATGCACGCATCCATTGTCGTGAAGCTGGTAATGGTCGGACTGGTGACCTGCAGTGTGATTGTCTGGGCAATCATTTTCGACAAATTCACGACCATCCGCCGGGTCAACCGGCAGGGAAATGATTTTGAGGAACGGTTCTGGGCTGGCGGCAGCCTGGAGGACCTGTACGAATCCGACGGCGCCAAGCCCGTCCACCCCATGGCGGCGGTGTTTGGCGCGGCCATGGGTGAATGGCGGCGGTCATCGCGCATTTCCGGCATCGACCTGGTGCATGGTGGCGTGCAGGACCGGGTCAACCGCGCCATGGCCATCACCATCACGCGGGAAATGGACCGCCTGAACCGGTGGATCATCTTCCTGGCCACCATCGGGCCGGTGGCCCCCTTCATCGGCCTGTTCGGCACGGTGTGGGGCATCATGCATGCCTTCGGTTCCATCGCGGCCATGCACAACACCAACCTGTCGGTCGTGGCTCCCGGTATTTCGGAAGCCCTGTTCGCGACCGCCATCGGTCTTGTCACGGCCATCCCGGCGGTGATCGCCTATAACGTGATCAGCAACAGCATGAGCGTGTTCGAGGACCGGCTGGATGCCTTCGGTACCGAATTCGCGGCCATCCTGTCCCGCCAGTCCGAAGAGAGGGGTGCCTGA
- a CDS encoding YbgC/FadM family acyl-CoA thioesterase yields the protein MVEHNIDFRIYYEDTDAGGVVYHARYLGLAERARTEAIRAQGRSASDLLAEYGLAFVVRQATIDYRAPLRLDDIVRVTTRLTELGAASCRLIQHFHRVGAKEGEGPGCGTLDVRLACVRALDGRAARFPPPWRDLLGALVA from the coding sequence ATGGTGGAACATAATATCGACTTCCGTATCTACTACGAGGATACGGATGCGGGGGGCGTGGTCTACCATGCCCGTTATCTGGGGCTGGCCGAACGCGCCCGGACCGAGGCCATCCGCGCGCAGGGGCGTTCGGCATCCGACCTGCTGGCCGAGTACGGGCTGGCCTTCGTGGTCCGGCAGGCCACCATCGACTACCGCGCGCCGCTGCGGCTCGATGATATCGTGCGCGTCACGACTCGCCTGACCGAACTGGGTGCGGCAAGCTGCCGCCTGATCCAGCATTTCCACCGCGTGGGCGCGAAGGAAGGGGAGGGACCGGGCTGCGGCACGCTGGATGTCCGCCTGGCCTGTGTCCGGGCGCTTGACGGGCGCGCTGCCCGATTTCCGCCTCCTTGGCGTGATCTGTTGGGCGCACTGGTAGCCTGA
- the ruvB gene encoding Holliday junction branch migration DNA helicase RuvB has translation MSDQPEREIDARRGEEDGSEGTLRPQTLDDFTGQKASRENLAIFIAAARQRGDALDHVLLHGPPGLGKTTLAQIVARELGVGFRATSGPVIQRAGDLAAILTNLQPRDVLFIDEIHRLHPAIEEVLYPAMEDFQLDLIIGEGPAARSVRIDLSPFTLVAATTRAGLLATPLRDRFGIPLRLVFYTPEELCQIVTRGARKLEFDLTPEGAEEIARRSRGTPRIAGRLLRRVRDFAAVARAGRGPVDRALADAALSRLEVDSMGLDGMDRRYLRRIAEYHHGGPVGVETLAAALAEARDTLEDVIEPYLIQEGLVLRTSRGRMLGERGWRHLGLQPPARTPGQGDLLGDGIDGGT, from the coding sequence ATGAGCGATCAGCCGGAACGTGAGATCGACGCCCGCAGGGGCGAGGAAGATGGCAGCGAGGGCACGCTGCGGCCACAGACGCTCGATGACTTTACCGGCCAGAAGGCCAGCCGGGAGAATCTGGCCATTTTCATCGCCGCCGCCCGCCAGCGCGGTGATGCGCTGGACCACGTGCTGCTGCACGGGCCGCCGGGACTGGGCAAGACCACGCTGGCCCAGATCGTGGCGCGTGAACTGGGTGTGGGCTTTCGCGCCACATCCGGTCCGGTCATCCAGCGCGCGGGCGACCTTGCGGCGATCCTGACAAACCTCCAGCCGCGTGACGTGCTGTTCATTGACGAGATCCACCGCCTGCACCCCGCCATCGAGGAAGTGCTCTACCCCGCGATGGAGGATTTCCAGCTTGACCTGATCATTGGCGAAGGACCGGCCGCGCGTTCCGTACGCATTGATCTCTCTCCCTTCACGCTGGTGGCGGCCACCACGCGCGCAGGTCTGCTGGCCACCCCGCTGCGGGACCGTTTCGGCATTCCGCTGCGGCTAGTGTTCTACACGCCCGAGGAACTGTGCCAGATCGTGACCCGCGGCGCGCGCAAGCTGGAATTCGACCTGACGCCGGAGGGGGCGGAGGAAATCGCCCGCCGCTCCCGTGGCACGCCGCGTATCGCGGGCAGGCTCCTGCGCCGGGTGCGTGACTTCGCCGCCGTGGCGCGCGCGGGGCGCGGGCCGGTCGACCGCGCGCTGGCCGATGCCGCCCTGTCACGGCTGGAAGTCGATTCGATGGGGCTGGACGGCATGGACCGCCGCTACCTGCGCCGGATTGCGGAATATCACCATGGCGGCCCGGTCGGGGTGGAGACGCTGGCCGCTGCCCTGGCCGAAGCGCGCGATACACTCGAGGATGTGATCGAGCCCTACCTGATACAGGAAGGGCTTGTGCTACGGACAAGCCGCGGGCGCATGCTGGGTGAGCGGGGCTGGCGGCACCTTGGGTTGCAGCCCCCCGCCCGCACGCCCGGACAGGGCGATCTGCTGGGGGACGGGATTGATGGTGGAACATAA
- the ruvA gene encoding Holliday junction branch migration protein RuvA: MIAQLRGLLAQVEADRCVIDVSGVGYLVQASSRTLAALPQPPELALVLVETVVREDAILLYGFAEASERSWFRLLTTVQGVGAKVALAILSVLPPPELMVAIGAGDRTMLTRAGGVGARLAQRIVTELRDKCEGMPTGLPAGGVIPGVTITAPVPRSIAADAVLALSGLGFRRGEAMPVVERVIGRHEGQVDLDIVIRDALKELAR; encoded by the coding sequence ATGATCGCCCAGCTGCGCGGCCTGCTGGCGCAGGTGGAGGCCGATCGCTGCGTAATTGATGTAAGCGGGGTCGGCTATCTGGTGCAGGCTTCCAGCCGCACGCTGGCGGCGCTGCCCCAGCCGCCGGAACTGGCGCTTGTGCTGGTGGAGACCGTGGTGCGGGAGGATGCGATCCTGCTGTATGGTTTTGCCGAGGCATCCGAACGCTCATGGTTCCGTCTGCTCACCACCGTGCAGGGGGTGGGGGCGAAGGTGGCGCTGGCCATCCTGTCGGTCCTGCCGCCGCCGGAGCTTATGGTTGCCATCGGTGCGGGCGACAGGACCATGCTCACCCGCGCGGGCGGTGTGGGCGCCCGTCTGGCCCAGCGCATCGTGACCGAACTGCGTGACAAGTGCGAGGGCATGCCTACCGGCCTGCCCGCGGGCGGGGTTATTCCGGGCGTGACCATTACCGCCCCTGTACCCCGCAGCATTGCGGCGGATGCGGTGCTGGCGCTCTCCGGTCTCGGCTTCAGGCGTGGGGAGGCCATGCCGGTGGTGGAACGCGTGATCGGGCGGCATGAGGGACAGGTGGACCTTGATATCGTGATCCGTGACGCGCTGAAGGAACTGGCCCGATGA
- the ruvC gene encoding crossover junction endodeoxyribonuclease RuvC — MVRILGIDPGLRFTGWGMITAQGNRLTHVADGVIATDSALSVPERLRHLHDALLELARNFAPDEAAVEETYVNRNGAATLKLGYARGVGLLVPMLLDIPVSEYGAKTVKRAVVGTGAATKEQVSMMVRRILPTALLRRADAADALAVAICHAHHRTSAAHIARATRMA; from the coding sequence GTGGTCCGCATCCTTGGCATTGACCCTGGCCTGCGCTTTACCGGCTGGGGCATGATAACGGCGCAGGGCAACCGGCTGACCCATGTGGCTGACGGGGTGATTGCAACCGACTCGGCGCTTTCGGTACCCGAGCGCCTGCGGCACCTGCATGATGCGCTGCTGGAACTGGCCCGCAATTTTGCCCCCGATGAAGCGGCGGTGGAGGAAACCTACGTCAACCGCAATGGCGCTGCCACGCTGAAGCTGGGCTATGCCCGTGGCGTGGGGCTGCTGGTGCCGATGCTGCTGGATATCCCCGTGTCCGAATACGGGGCGAAAACGGTCAAGCGTGCGGTGGTGGGCACGGGGGCCGCGACAAAGGAACAGGTCAGCATGATGGTACGCCGTATCCTGCCGACTGCCCTGCTCCGGCGCGCCGATGCGGCGGATGCGCTGGCCGTGGCCATCTGCCACGCCCATCACCGCACCAGTGCGGCCCACATTGCCCGCGCCACGAGGATGGCATGA
- a CDS encoding YebC/PmpR family DNA-binding transcriptional regulator, translated as MAGHSQFKNIMHRKGAQDAKRAKQFAKVIREITVAAREGMPDPAMNPRLRAAISAAREVNMPKDTVERAIKKASGAGGGDDYTEVRYEGYGPAGVAVIVEGLTDNRNRTASDVRAAFSKHGGSLGETNSVSFMFTRLGVITYPLDAASEDDLIETGLEAGAENVETVDGLHEVTCPVESFFAVRDALETRFGEPASAKLDWRPGNTVELDEDKARSVFKLIDTLEDHDDVQAVYANFDLPDDVAEKLSA; from the coding sequence ATGGCGGGTCATTCCCAATTCAAGAACATCATGCACCGCAAGGGCGCGCAGGACGCCAAGCGGGCCAAGCAGTTTGCCAAGGTCATTCGTGAAATTACCGTGGCCGCGCGCGAGGGCATGCCCGACCCGGCCATGAATCCGCGCCTGCGCGCCGCCATTTCCGCCGCGCGTGAAGTCAACATGCCCAAGGACACGGTCGAGCGCGCGATCAAGAAGGCATCGGGTGCCGGTGGCGGTGATGACTATACCGAAGTCCGGTACGAAGGCTACGGTCCCGCCGGCGTGGCCGTGATCGTGGAAGGGCTGACCGACAACCGCAACCGCACTGCATCGGACGTGCGGGCCGCGTTTTCCAAGCATGGCGGTTCGCTGGGGGAGACGAACTCGGTTTCCTTCATGTTCACCCGGCTGGGCGTGATCACCTATCCGCTGGATGCCGCGAGCGAGGACGACCTGATCGAGACCGGGCTTGAAGCCGGGGCCGAGAATGTCGAGACCGTGGATGGCCTGCACGAAGTGACCTGCCCGGTTGAATCGTTCTTTGCCGTGCGCGACGCGCTGGAAACCCGCTTTGGCGAACCCGCTTCGGCCAAGCTGGACTGGCGGCCGGGCAATACGGTGGAACTGGATGAGGACAAGGCCCGCAGCGTATTCAAGCTGATCGACACGCTGGAAGACCATGATGACGTGCAGGCCGTGTACGCCAATTTCGACCTGCCGGACGACGTGGCCGAAAAGCTTTCGGCCTGA
- the secA gene encoding preprotein translocase subunit SecA, which translates to MFASIARALFGTANDRALKSYQRRVPAINALEPQFQALDDAALAAKTPEFRARLAKGETLDALLPEAFAVCREAAKRVLGMRHFDVQLIGGMVLHDGKIAEMRTGEGKTLVATLAVYLSALAGQGVHVVTVNDYLASRDAEQMGRLYDFLGLSVGVVVPNMPEDERRAAYRADITYGTNNEFGFDYLRDNMKYRVEDMVQRPFHHAIVDEVDSILIDEARTPLIISGPAEDSSSLYRAVDEVMVALVADPEAYEKDEKFRSVILTEKGAEQVEDLLRGAGVLHDGGLYDSQNVAVIHHVQQSLRAHTLFTRDVDYIVRGGKVIIIDEFTGRMMEGRRYSDGLHQALEAKEHVEVQQENQTLASITFQNYFRMYPRLSGMTGTAMTEADEFADIYKLEVIEIPTNLPVARKDDDDEVYLTAREKYEAVAGLIKDISATSGQPVLVGTTSIEKSEYLSSLLRQNGIKHNVLNARFHELEAEIVAQAGAPGAITIATNMAGRGTDIKLGGNVDMLIHQRLAGIEDPGERARREQELRESVARDHDIVRKAGGLYVIGTERHESRRIDNQLRGRAGRQGDPGNSRFFISLEDDLMRIFGTDRMGNMLQKLGLKEGEAIVHPWINKALERAQKKVEARNFDMRKNTLKYDDVMNDQRKEVYAQRREYMASEDVSPIITEMREDVIHDMVARRIPEKSFPEQWLKDELAQDVQTTLNLTLPIAEWAKEDGVDATVVTERIEQAAAQSQASRAANFGPSVMRYVEKQVLLTTFDAVWKEHLLALDQLRQGIGLRAYGQKDPLNEFKHEAFELFHAMLDHLRVRVTGTMARVEMAPPPIDNPFAGVAEIHSDPEVPGLENEPGPGLMPDATGRQPDPAMATPIGAAAIMPDDPSSWGEVSRNATCPCGSGRKYKHCHGRLV; encoded by the coding sequence ATGTTCGCCAGTATTGCCCGCGCCCTGTTCGGAACCGCCAATGACCGGGCGCTGAAATCCTATCAGCGGCGTGTACCCGCGATCAACGCGCTGGAACCGCAGTTCCAGGCGCTGGACGACGCCGCCCTTGCCGCCAAAACGCCCGAATTCCGCGCCCGTCTGGCAAAGGGGGAAACGCTTGATGCCCTGCTGCCCGAGGCCTTTGCCGTCTGCCGTGAGGCCGCGAAACGCGTGCTGGGCATGCGCCATTTCGATGTGCAGCTGATCGGCGGCATGGTGCTTCATGACGGCAAGATCGCGGAAATGCGCACCGGTGAGGGCAAGACCCTTGTCGCGACCCTTGCCGTCTATCTCAGCGCGCTGGCGGGGCAGGGCGTGCATGTCGTGACCGTGAACGACTATCTGGCCAGCCGCGATGCCGAGCAGATGGGCAGGCTTTACGATTTCCTGGGGCTGAGTGTCGGCGTGGTCGTGCCCAACATGCCCGAGGACGAGCGCCGCGCCGCCTACCGCGCCGACATAACATACGGCACCAACAACGAATTCGGCTTCGACTACCTGCGCGACAACATGAAGTACCGCGTCGAAGACATGGTCCAGCGGCCCTTCCACCATGCGATCGTCGATGAAGTCGACTCGATCCTGATCGATGAGGCGCGGACCCCGCTCATCATCTCCGGCCCGGCGGAGGACAGTTCCAGCCTCTATCGCGCGGTGGACGAGGTGATGGTCGCGCTGGTGGCCGACCCCGAAGCGTATGAAAAGGATGAAAAGTTCCGCTCCGTCATCCTGACGGAAAAGGGTGCGGAACAGGTGGAGGACCTGCTGCGGGGCGCGGGCGTGCTGCATGATGGCGGCCTGTATGACAGCCAGAACGTGGCGGTGATCCATCACGTCCAGCAGTCGCTGCGTGCCCATACGCTGTTCACGCGGGATGTGGATTACATCGTGCGCGGCGGCAAGGTGATCATCATTGACGAGTTCACCGGCCGCATGATGGAAGGCCGCCGCTATTCCGATGGCCTGCACCAGGCGCTGGAAGCCAAGGAGCATGTGGAGGTCCAGCAGGAAAACCAGACCCTGGCCTCCATCACCTTCCAGAACTATTTCCGCATGTATCCCCGCCTGTCCGGCATGACCGGCACGGCCATGACGGAAGCGGACGAGTTTGCGGATATCTACAAGCTCGAGGTCATCGAGATCCCGACCAACCTGCCTGTCGCCCGCAAGGACGATGATGATGAGGTCTACCTGACCGCGCGTGAGAAATACGAGGCGGTGGCCGGGCTGATCAAGGACATCAGCGCGACATCCGGCCAGCCGGTGCTGGTGGGCACCACCTCGATCGAGAAAAGCGAATACCTCTCCTCGCTCCTGCGTCAGAACGGTATCAAGCATAACGTGCTCAACGCCCGCTTCCATGAACTGGAGGCCGAGATCGTGGCCCAGGCCGGTGCGCCGGGGGCGATCACGATTGCGACCAACATGGCCGGGCGCGGCACGGACATCAAGCTGGGCGGCAATGTGGACATGCTGATCCACCAGCGCCTTGCCGGTATCGAGGATCCCGGGGAACGCGCCCGGCGCGAGCAGGAACTGCGGGAGAGCGTAGCGCGCGATCACGATATCGTGCGCAAGGCGGGCGGGCTGTATGTGATCGGCACCGAGCGGCATGAAAGCCGCCGCATCGACAACCAGCTGCGCGGTCGCGCGGGGCGGCAGGGCGATCCGGGCAATTCGCGCTTCTTCATCTCGCTTGAAGATGATCTCATGCGTATCTTCGGCACGGACCGGATGGGCAACATGCTGCAGAAGCTGGGCCTGAAGGAAGGCGAGGCCATTGTCCACCCGTGGATCAACAAGGCCCTGGAGCGCGCGCAGAAGAAGGTCGAGGCCCGCAACTTCGACATGCGCAAGAACACGCTCAAATATGATGACGTGATGAATGACCAGCGCAAGGAAGTCTATGCCCAGCGCCGGGAATACATGGCATCGGAAGATGTCTCGCCCATCATAACCGAAATGCGCGAGGACGTGATCCACGACATGGTGGCGCGCCGCATTCCGGAAAAATCCTTCCCTGAACAGTGGCTGAAGGACGAACTGGCGCAGGACGTGCAGACCACGCTCAACCTGACGCTGCCCATTGCGGAATGGGCGAAGGAAGATGGCGTGGACGCGACCGTCGTGACCGAACGGATCGAGCAGGCGGCGGCGCAGTCACAGGCCAGCAGGGCTGCGAATTTCGGCCCCTCGGTCATGCGCTATGTTGAAAAGCAGGTGCTGCTCACCACGTTTGATGCGGTGTGGAAGGAACATCTCCTTGCACTGGACCAGCTGCGTCAGGGCATCGGCCTGCGCGCCTACGGGCAGAAGGATCCGCTCAACGAGTTCAAGCACGAGGCATTCGAACTGTTCCATGCCATGCTCGACCACCTGCGCGTGCGCGTGACCGGCACCATGGCGCGGGTGGAAATGGCGCCGCCGCCCATCGACAACCCCTTTGCTGGCGTGGCTGAAATCCATTCCGATCCCGAGGTGCCGGGGCTGGAGAACGAGCCGGGCCCCGGGCTCATGCCCGATGCCACGGGCCGCCAGCCCGACCCGGCCATGGCCACCCCGATCGGCGCGGCCGCGATCATGCCCGATGACCCGTCCAGCTGGGGCGAGGTCTCGCGCAACGCCACCTGCCCATGCGGGTCGGGCAGGAAATACAAGCACTGCCACGGGCGGCTGGTCTGA